The Polynucleobacter sp. MWH-UH35A genomic interval GAGATTCTTTAGTTGGTCTAGCTGACTTTGTGCCGAGGTAGTAGTATTCATGGGCTTGCTCAATACTCGTAAGTTTTTTTTGAATATCATATGATAGATGGATTATTACTTCATTCCAACAAAGGCATAAGGGCGCTCAGCAGGTATATGAATCAAGATCAATTAAAGCAAATGGTGGGCGAGGCGGCTCGGGATGAAGTTCTCAAATTGCCTGCGGGGCAGATTTTGGGGGTAGGTACAGGCTCGACTGCCAACTGCTTCATTGATGCACTAGCTCCGCATAAGGATCATTTTGCTGGCACGGTATCGAGCTCCAATGCTACTACTGAGCGCTTACTCAAACATGGCTTTAAAGTGCTTGATCCCAACGATGTCCAAGGTCTTCCTGCATATGTCGATGGCGCAGATGAAATTGATCCTGCTGGCCACATGATTAAAGGTGGGGGTGGAGCACTCACGAGAGAAAAGATTATTGCTTCTATGGCAAAACAATTTATTTGTATTTGCGATTCATCTAAGCAGGTGCCTGTGCTGGGTAATTTTGCATTACCAGTTGAAATCATTCCGCTAGCTAAAGGTATTGTGAGTAGGGAGTTAGAGAAGTTTGGCGGCAAAGTGACACTGCGTTTAGCTAAAAGCACTCGCGCCGATCTCAATCAAACACCGAGCGAGCCATTTGTGACGGATAACGGTGGCTGGATCTTGGATGTTGCGGGATTGAAGATTGCCGACCCCTTGAAGATGGAGGCGCAAATTAATCAAATCGCTGGCGTTATTACCGTTGGTTTATTCGCCAAAGAAAAAGCCAATATATTGCTGGTGAGTAATGCTGCTGGCGTGGAACGCATAGCTCTCTAAACATAGCATGGATATTCAGATATTAAAAAACCCGACGGGGCATCCCCATCGGGTTTGTTTGCCATGGTATGCATGGCACAGGCTCTCGGAAGGTATTTAGTTCCTTAGCCTATAAGTACATAGATGTACTTATTGAGAGTGGCTTTCGCCAATGCAGTGGGGCACCATAACTGCCTCACCACGATCTCATCCTATGCCTGTGATTTAGGGATGTCAACACCCCAAATTCATCATTAATCAAAAGCTAATGAATATTTACTCTGCTGGAGGTACGTAACCTTGTGCCGTATCTGCGCCGCCTTCAAAGAAGTACTTTTCTACTTGCTTTAAGAGGTATTGGCGTGCGCGTGGGTCAGCCATATTGAGGCGGTTTTCATTAATCAGCATGGTTTGCTGCTTTAACCAGGCGGCCCAAGCTTCTTTGGAAACTTGATTCCAAATCTTTTTACCAAGTTCGCCTGGAAGTGGGGCGAAATCCAAGCCCTCAGCCTCTTTGTTAAGTTTGATGCATTGAACCATGCGTGCCATCTGTAATGCCTTTCTTGTATTTCTGAAGTTGCCGAGACTACTTATAGATCTTTAGTGAGAACCATGGACTTGCGGTCCCAGTTATAAATTTGTTTTCTTTCTACGGGCAAATCATCAACGGATGCCCGTTTAAAGCCACGCTTTAAGAACCAATGCTCAGTTCTGGTGGTGAGAACAAATAATTTTTTGATACCTTCTTGTTTGGCACGCATCTCTATCCGCTTGAGCAGGCGCTCGCCATCTCCCGATCCCTGTACATCTGGATCAACCGCGAGGCAGGCCAATTCGCCAACACCATTGGGAAATGGAAAAAGAGCGGCGCAACCGAAGAGTACTCGGTCATGCTCAATGACGGAGAAGCGTTGAATATCGCGCTCGATAACATCCTGGCCACGTGCCGCCAAAATACCTTCTTCCTCCAAAGGCATAGTCAGTTGCAGAATGCCGCCAACGTCATCTTGATTGGCTTCGCGCAGGTTCTCAATATCGGAAGAAGCAAGCATCATGCCAATACCATCATGGGTAAAGAGCTCTTCTAAAAGAGCGCCATCCTGGTTGCAGGGCAGGAAGTGAACGCGGCTCACGCCAGCACGAATTGCTCTACCAGCAGTATTTAGCAGGCCCTTCATGCCAAGGTCCATATCTTTATTTTGCGCTACATATTCTTGAAGCTGCGGCATGGAGAGTTCGGTGATGAAGTCTCCCTCAGCGTCTTTTAGGCCGTCATATGGACTTAAGAATATGAGCTTGTCTGCCTTCAGGGCGGCGGCAGTTGAGGCAGCCACATCTTCGTAGGCAAGATTGAATGCCTGTCCCGTTGGCGAAAAACCTAAAGGTGAAAGCAACACAATCTTATTGCTATCTAAAGATTGTCTAATAGAGCCAGAGTCAACTTTACGAACCAAGCCCGTATGAATGTAATCGGTACCCTCGACAACGCCAACAGGCATAGCAGTGATGAAGTTGCCAGAGATAACAGAGATACGAGATCCTGCCATTGGGGTGTTAGGTAAACCACGGCTAAATGCGGCTTCAATATCAAGGCGCAACTCACCAGCAGCTTCTTTCACGCACTCCAAGGCGGCGGCATCGGTAATCCGATAGCTGTGCATCGCACTCTTGCCGAACTTGCTTTTGATCTTACGGAGCATGAGCTGCTCTTCAATCTGTGGGCGTATGCCGTGAACCAACACAATCCGCATACCCATGGCATGGAGCATGGCGATATCTTCAATGAGGTTCTCAAGACCGGCTTCTTGGACAAGCTCGCCTGCGAATGCAATCACAAAGGTCTTCTCGCGGAAGCTATGAATATAAGGCGCAACATCGCGCAACCACCCCACAAAAGGGAAGTTGGAGGTCGTTTCTTCAGCCAAAGAGGCCTGGTTCGGTGCATTTGTCGGCATAGTGAGAAAATTATAGGGTGCAAGAGCCTATAAACCAACAAAAACCCAAAGCAATCCCCAAGCCTGTGTCTGCTTCCAACACCTCGCGCAAGCCAGACATTCGCTTTCCGGAGGAATTGCCGGTCTCTGGTCAGCGTCAACTGATCAAGGATGCCCTACAGAGCCACCAGGTAGTGATAGTTTGTGGTGAGACGGGTTCAGGGAAGACGACCCAGCTTCCGAAGATCTGCTTAGATCTGGGGCGAGGCACGATTAATGGTGGCAAGCTGATTGGCCACACCCAACCCCGCCGAATAGCGGCAACAGCTACTGCCAAAAGAATTGCCCAAGAGCTTGGTTCACCTATTGGTCAGGATGTTGGTTATCAAGTACGCTTTGCTGATAAGACTAGCAATACTGCTTCTATCAAGTTAATGACAGACGGTATTCTGCTCGCTGAGACGCAACGAGATCCTCAGCTGCGCGCTTATGACACGATCATTATTGATGAGGCCCATGAGCGTAGTCTGAATATTGATTTCTTATTGGGGTATCTGAGGCAACTCCTCCCTAAGCGACCCGATCTGAAGTTGATCATTACATCAGCAACGATTGATGCCCAGCGTTTTGCAGAACACTTTGCTATCAATGGCAAAGTGGCGCCAGTCATTGAGGTGAGTGGAAGACTATTTCCTGTAGAGCAGCGTTATGCACCATTAGAACCAGACGCGAATTCAGGCAATAAGTTAGATGGAAAAAAAGAATCCAAGGCTGCAAAAGAAATTCCAGATGCCGTAACAGAAGCGATAACGAACCTATGGCGAGAAGGTGCAGCCGGCGCTGGGGATGTTTTGGTGTTCTTGCCAGGTGAGCGTGAGATACGAGACTGTGCTGAGGCATTGCGCAAAGACCATCTACTACAACAACGCTTTCATCCGGAGATTCTGAGTTTATTTGCACGTCAGTCGGTTGCTGAGCAAGAGAGAGTGTTTAGTCTGGGTAATGGACGCAGAATCATTCTGACTACCAACGTTGCAGAGACCTCATTAACCGTTCCCAATATTCGATACGTGATTGATAGTGGTTTAGCAAGAGTAAAACGTTATTCCTACCGTAATAAGGTAGAGCAGCTCCAAATTGAGTCTATTTCTCAAGCAGCCGCCAATCAAAGGGCGGGTCGCTGCGGTCGTGTGTCGGATGGCATTTGTGTGCGCCTATACAGCGAGCAAGATTATCTAGCTCGTCCTCAATTTACTGACCCAGAAATATTACGTAGCTCACTAGCTGCTGTATTGCTACGTATGAGCTCATTGCGTTTGCCCAAGATTCAACACTTTCCATTTATTGATAAGCCACTAGGAAGGGCAATTGCTGATGGTGTGCAATTGCTTGATGAGTTGGGAGCAATTGAATTTGATGAATCTGAACCTGTCGACACTAAGGATGCCAGTAAAGACATTAATAACAACTTCAAATTGACTGCTATAGGTAAGCAGTTGGCGGATTTACCACTAGATCCTCGGATTGGCAGAATGTTGCTTGCTGCAAAAGAGCAGAGTGCTCTGAAGGAAGTAACCATTATTGCTTCTGCATTAGCCACTCAAGACCCTCGCGACCGACCTATGGATCAGGCGGGTGCCGCAGATCAAGCGCACCTCCAGTTTGCGGATGAGCGCTCCGATTTTCTGAGTTTTGTAAAGCTGTGGAATTGGTATCAAGACGCTTTGCAACATAAGCACAGCAATCGTCAACTGGAGACCCTTTGTAAGAGTAAATTTCTGTCACCGCGTCGCTTGCGCGAGTGGCGTGATGTACATGGTCAACTCCATACGATGCTGGGTGAGAAGGGGTGGAGGGAAAATGGTTTGGCGGCAACATATGAACAGGTTCACCTGTCGTTACTGACGGGTTTGCTTGGATATGTTGCCAAAAAAGAAGAGGATGAAAAATCCCAAGATCGCAATAGCAAGACAGGTGGTTATATTGGAGCGCGTGGTATTCGTCCATTTATCTGGCCCGGTTCTACTATCGGTAAAAAAGCAGGTGCCTGGATTCTGGCTGGTGAGTTGCAAGAAACGAATCGTATGTATGCCAGAACCATTGCGAAAATTGAGCCGCAGTGGGTTGAGCGGGTTGCTGCACATCGACTCATCAAGTCCTTAAGTGATCCCTTTTGGGATAACCGTCAGGGTGAGGTGATGGCATTTGAGCGAGGCACTTTATATGGTCTGCCCATATACCATGGTCGTCGCGTACGCTATGAGCCACATAACCCTGAAGAAGCGCGCGAGTTATTTATTCGCCAAGCACTTGTCCAAGAAGAAATGTTTGGGCGCATGGACACTCCCGCACTCCAGCGGGAAACAGAAACGGATGCGAAGAAAAAATACCCTAATGCGTTTGGTTTCTTCTGGCATAACCGTCGACTGATCAAAGAGATTGAAGCGCTAGAGCATCGATCACGCCGTCCTGATGTATTGGTGGACGATGATTTGCTATTTGCTTTTTATGACTCTCGCATTCCTAAGGGCGTTTGTAGTCGAGAAGGTCTTAAAGCATCGCTGACGAAAAACGGTAAAGAAGATAACAATCAAGGAAGCGATTTAGATAGTCAACTTCGCCTAGAGAAGGCGGACTTGATGCGTCATGAGGCGGCGGGCATTACCGTCGATCGCTATCCGAAAACCATGCTAGTGGGCGCTGCACAGCTGAGTCTTACGTACCACTTCGAGCCAGGCAGCCCAAAAGATGGTGTGACTCTGGTTGTTCCATTAACCCAACTCAATCAAGTCGATGGACGTCGCTGCGAATGGTTGGTGCCTGGCATGTGTGAAGAAAAGGTATTGCTGCTACTCAAATCCTTGCCGCAGAAATTAAGGCGCCACTGTGTGCCACTCCCGGATTGCGCTAAGTCTTTCCTTGAACGTAAGTTGGAAGAGAAGCAATTTGGTGTTGGCGACTTTTTAGATAGCTTGATTAGCGATATTCGTAAAGAACGTGGCTTGGAGATTAAGCGTACCGACTTTAGGCCGGAGTCACTACCTTTGCATTCCTCGATGAACTTCCGTTTGATTGATGAGCATGGGCGACAACTGGAGGTAGAGCGCAACCTGGCTCGCTTACGCTCAGAGTATGGCCAGACTGCCCGTAGTGCCTTCCAAGCGATTGCCCAAGAAGCGGCTCAGGTCGAGTTAGGTGTAGAGCCGCCAGTAGGTAGGTCTAATGTCAATGGCGGTGTCAGCCCTTCAAATGCCACACGCAAGGTCGAGCAAGGCGGTTATCGCACTTGGGAGTTTGGAGAACTACCAGAAACTCTGGAGATTCAAAAAGGCAATAAGACCTTATTTGGCTATCCCGCCTTAGTGGATCGTATTGATTATTGTGACCTAGAAGTATTTGATGACTTAGCAGAGGCCCGCAAACAACATGCCTTAGGCTTGCGACGCTTGTTTGCTCTGAATAACAAGGACACACTCAAGGCATTACAAAAGCAGTTGCCAGGAATCCGCGAACTCGGCTTGTTATTTATTAATGTGGGATCAGTAGATGGATTGATAGAGCAGATTCTTCATATCGCTCTTGAACGTGCATTTATGACCGAGCCGCTTCCAGTAAATGCGGAGCAATTTACAGAGCGACTTCAAGCCGGTAAGCCACGGTTAGCACTGATTGCCCAGGAGATCTCACGCCATGCATTAAACGCATTACAGGCTTATGCGGATTTACAGAAAAAGGTTGCCAGTGCGAAAGCGGCATCACCAACGGCTTATGCCGATATTCAGACGCAGATGCAGGGATTAATTTTCCCAAAGTTTGTCGCAGAAATACCCTATGCCCAGTTAGTACATGTGCCGCGGTATTTAAAAGCCATTGCCATGCGGATAGATAAATTGCGCTCTAATCCGAGTCGCGATGCCCAGTGTCAAAAAGACTGGGAATCCGTTGCCCGGCCATGGCAAAAGCTAATGCAG includes:
- a CDS encoding oxidative damage protection protein, yielding MARMVQCIKLNKEAEGLDFAPLPGELGKKIWNQVSKEAWAAWLKQQTMLINENRLNMADPRARQYLLKQVEKYFFEGGADTAQGYVPPAE
- the rpiA gene encoding ribose-5-phosphate isomerase RpiA; the encoded protein is MNQDQLKQMVGEAARDEVLKLPAGQILGVGTGSTANCFIDALAPHKDHFAGTVSSSNATTERLLKHGFKVLDPNDVQGLPAYVDGADEIDPAGHMIKGGGGALTREKIIASMAKQFICICDSSKQVPVLGNFALPVEIIPLAKGIVSRELEKFGGKVTLRLAKSTRADLNQTPSEPFVTDNGGWILDVAGLKIADPLKMEAQINQIAGVITVGLFAKEKANILLVSNAAGVERIAL
- the argA gene encoding amino-acid N-acetyltransferase, which codes for MPTNAPNQASLAEETTSNFPFVGWLRDVAPYIHSFREKTFVIAFAGELVQEAGLENLIEDIAMLHAMGMRIVLVHGIRPQIEEQLMLRKIKSKFGKSAMHSYRITDAAALECVKEAAGELRLDIEAAFSRGLPNTPMAGSRISVISGNFITAMPVGVVEGTDYIHTGLVRKVDSGSIRQSLDSNKIVLLSPLGFSPTGQAFNLAYEDVAASTAAALKADKLIFLSPYDGLKDAEGDFITELSMPQLQEYVAQNKDMDLGMKGLLNTAGRAIRAGVSRVHFLPCNQDGALLEELFTHDGIGMMLASSDIENLREANQDDVGGILQLTMPLEEEGILAARGQDVIERDIQRFSVIEHDRVLFGCAALFPFPNGVGELACLAVDPDVQGSGDGERLLKRIEMRAKQEGIKKLFVLTTRTEHWFLKRGFKRASVDDLPVERKQIYNWDRKSMVLTKDL
- the hrpA gene encoding ATP-dependent RNA helicase HrpA — its product is MQEPINQQKPKAIPKPVSASNTSRKPDIRFPEELPVSGQRQLIKDALQSHQVVIVCGETGSGKTTQLPKICLDLGRGTINGGKLIGHTQPRRIAATATAKRIAQELGSPIGQDVGYQVRFADKTSNTASIKLMTDGILLAETQRDPQLRAYDTIIIDEAHERSLNIDFLLGYLRQLLPKRPDLKLIITSATIDAQRFAEHFAINGKVAPVIEVSGRLFPVEQRYAPLEPDANSGNKLDGKKESKAAKEIPDAVTEAITNLWREGAAGAGDVLVFLPGEREIRDCAEALRKDHLLQQRFHPEILSLFARQSVAEQERVFSLGNGRRIILTTNVAETSLTVPNIRYVIDSGLARVKRYSYRNKVEQLQIESISQAAANQRAGRCGRVSDGICVRLYSEQDYLARPQFTDPEILRSSLAAVLLRMSSLRLPKIQHFPFIDKPLGRAIADGVQLLDELGAIEFDESEPVDTKDASKDINNNFKLTAIGKQLADLPLDPRIGRMLLAAKEQSALKEVTIIASALATQDPRDRPMDQAGAADQAHLQFADERSDFLSFVKLWNWYQDALQHKHSNRQLETLCKSKFLSPRRLREWRDVHGQLHTMLGEKGWRENGLAATYEQVHLSLLTGLLGYVAKKEEDEKSQDRNSKTGGYIGARGIRPFIWPGSTIGKKAGAWILAGELQETNRMYARTIAKIEPQWVERVAAHRLIKSLSDPFWDNRQGEVMAFERGTLYGLPIYHGRRVRYEPHNPEEARELFIRQALVQEEMFGRMDTPALQRETETDAKKKYPNAFGFFWHNRRLIKEIEALEHRSRRPDVLVDDDLLFAFYDSRIPKGVCSREGLKASLTKNGKEDNNQGSDLDSQLRLEKADLMRHEAAGITVDRYPKTMLVGAAQLSLTYHFEPGSPKDGVTLVVPLTQLNQVDGRRCEWLVPGMCEEKVLLLLKSLPQKLRRHCVPLPDCAKSFLERKLEEKQFGVGDFLDSLISDIRKERGLEIKRTDFRPESLPLHSSMNFRLIDEHGRQLEVERNLARLRSEYGQTARSAFQAIAQEAAQVELGVEPPVGRSNVNGGVSPSNATRKVEQGGYRTWEFGELPETLEIQKGNKTLFGYPALVDRIDYCDLEVFDDLAEARKQHALGLRRLFALNNKDTLKALQKQLPGIRELGLLFINVGSVDGLIEQILHIALERAFMTEPLPVNAEQFTERLQAGKPRLALIAQEISRHALNALQAYADLQKKVASAKAASPTAYADIQTQMQGLIFPKFVAEIPYAQLVHVPRYLKAIAMRIDKLRSNPSRDAQCQKDWESVARPWQKLMQGNKGSASYVMTEDQALIDFRWQLEELRVALYAQELKTPTPMSLKRLEKVLASLR